The Aedes aegypti strain LVP_AGWG chromosome 3, AaegL5.0 Primary Assembly, whole genome shotgun sequence genome contains a region encoding:
- the LOC5569398 gene encoding plasma kallikrein, with product MLLQILTVLSYFGAISCSQSARIFGGQQRVEPGELPYNALIRIRKPLSVEIKSSCGSIVASKWILVAAHSVFNDLSNPRLFEVIAGKYSLVESDRTEQVRQVRTVIRHPSYDHSVKGLHDIALLLLTTALNFDEFVQPVVLEANPEYPLGAVGVVTGYGVIGSSGTAASYLTKLSVNILTPTQCTSGDSAYNPTLICTDPGTCEGDSGAPLFQQHGDQWSQIGLASFGFHCAFYGTPTYYTFLPQYLTWINETIVTTKDDGNGSKRNTAPLMGILVVTCSKLIIGLLQF from the exons ATGTTGCTTCAAATTCTAACGGTTTTATCCTACTTTGGTGCAATATCCTGTTCCCAGAGTGCCCGAATCTTCGGTGGCCAGCAGAGGGTCGAACCGGGCGAGCTTCCGTACAACGCCTTGATCCGCATTCGGAAGCCACTTAGTGTAGAAATCAAATCCTCTTGTGGATCGATCGTGGCATCTAAGTGGATCCTGGTGGCAGCCCACTCCGTGTTCAATGACCTTTCCAATCCGCGTTTGTTCGAAGTAATCGCTGGAAAGTACAGCTTGGTAGAATCGGATCGTACGGAACAGGTGCGCCAAGTTAGAACAGTTATTAGGCATCCCAGTTACGATCACAGTGTGAAGGGCCTCCACGATATTGCGTTGCTCCTATTGACTACGGCGTTGAACTTCGACGAGTTCGTTCAACCGGTTGTCTTGGAAGCTAATCCGGAATACCCTCTGGGGGCAGTTGGTGTGGTTACGGGATACGGAGTGATAGGCTCGAGTGGAACCGCAGCGAGTTATCTCACG AAACTATCGGTGAACATTTTGACGCCAACTCAGTGCACCAGCGGAGACTCGGCATACAACCCAACGTTGATCTGCACCGATCCGGGAACCTGCGAGGGAGACTCCGGAGCGCCTCTTTTTCAACAGCATGGTGATCAGTGGTCTCAAATTGGGTTGGCTTCCTTCGGATTCCATTGTGCTTTCTACGGAACGCCAACCTATTACACGTTCTTGCCACAATATCTGACCTGGATCAACGAAACCATTGTGACGACCAAGGATGATGGCAACGGTTCGAAACGAAATACAGCGCCATTGATGGGGATTTTAGTGGTGACCTGTTCGAAACTTATCATTGGATTGCtgcaattttaa